The Arachis hypogaea cultivar Tifrunner chromosome 16, arahy.Tifrunner.gnm2.J5K5, whole genome shotgun sequence genome contains a region encoding:
- the LOC112754586 gene encoding uncharacterized protein isoform X2, which translates to MSLPSKCLCCNVASLTLSSLSPLPPPPAPAVCTSTYYHNPAPLIHKSPFQQVDHLTTRGKEKPWSRRRKRRLRLRPLSASVPAPPPLDLTEDNVRQVLVDARAELGQIFDTSVGITGTVELAELDGPFVKISLKGRFWHKRSDVVARVANYLKQRIPEILEVDIEDEKQLDDSPENF; encoded by the exons ATGTCACTGCCTTCAAAGTGCCTCTGTTGCAATGTAGCCTCACTCACACTCTCATCATtatctcctcttcctcctcctcctgcaCCTGCTGTATGCACCTCCACTTATTACCATAACCCTGCCCCACTTATCCACAAATCTCCATTTCAACAAGTGGACCACCTAACAACACGTGGCAAAGAAAAACCATGGagcaggaggaggaagaggaggttgaGGCTGAGACCTCTTTCAGCATCTGTCCCGGCTCCGCCGCCACTCGACCTCACAGAAGACAATGTGAGACAGGTGTTGGTTGATGCTCGCGCGGAGCTGGGACAGATCTTTGACACTTCAGTTGGCATCACTG GAACGGTTGAATTGGCAGAGTTAGATGGACCTTTCGTGAAGATCAGCCTCAAGGGTCGCTTTTGGCACAAGCGTTCCGATGTCGTAGCCAGAGTCGCTAATTATCTCAAACAGAGGATCCCT GAGATTTTGGAGGTTGATATAGAAGACGAGAAACAATTGGATGACAGTCCGGAGAACTTTTGA
- the LOC112754586 gene encoding uncharacterized protein isoform X1 → MSLPSKCLCCNVASLTLSSLSPLPPPPAPAVCTSTYYHNPAPLIHKSPFQQVDHLTTRGKEKPWSRRRKRRLRLRPLSASVPAPPPLDLTEDNVRQVLVDARAELGQIFDTSVGITGTVELAELDGPFVKISLKGRFWHKRSDVVARVANYLKQRIPPRTRAKHVPYLDFQEILEVDIEDEKQLDDSPENF, encoded by the exons ATGTCACTGCCTTCAAAGTGCCTCTGTTGCAATGTAGCCTCACTCACACTCTCATCATtatctcctcttcctcctcctcctgcaCCTGCTGTATGCACCTCCACTTATTACCATAACCCTGCCCCACTTATCCACAAATCTCCATTTCAACAAGTGGACCACCTAACAACACGTGGCAAAGAAAAACCATGGagcaggaggaggaagaggaggttgaGGCTGAGACCTCTTTCAGCATCTGTCCCGGCTCCGCCGCCACTCGACCTCACAGAAGACAATGTGAGACAGGTGTTGGTTGATGCTCGCGCGGAGCTGGGACAGATCTTTGACACTTCAGTTGGCATCACTG GAACGGTTGAATTGGCAGAGTTAGATGGACCTTTCGTGAAGATCAGCCTCAAGGGTCGCTTTTGGCACAAGCGTTCCGATGTCGTAGCCAGAGTCGCTAATTATCTCAAACAGAGGATCCCT CCTAGAACAAGAGCGAAACATGTTCCCTATTTGGATTTTCAGGAGATTTTGGAGGTTGATATAGAAGACGAGAAACAATTGGATGACAGTCCGGAGAACTTTTGA